A genomic window from Flavobacterium johnsoniae includes:
- the mtaB gene encoding tRNA (N(6)-L-threonylcarbamoyladenosine(37)-C(2))-methylthiotransferase MtaB: protein MENRKKVAFYTLGCKLNFSETSTIARNFNDEGFDRVDFEEIADIYVINTCSVTENADKQFKQVVKKAMKLNDRAFVAAVGCYAQLKPEELAAVDGVDLVLGATEKFKITDYIHDLSKNDMGEVHSCEIAEADFYVGSYSIGDRTRAFLKVQDGCDYKCTYCTIPLARGISRSDALENVLKNAKEISAQNIREIVLTGVNIGDYGKGEFGNKKHEHTFLDLVQALDKVEGIERLRISSIEPNLLKNETIEFVSKSRTFVPHFHIPLQSGSNDILKLMKRRYLCEVYIDRVNKIREVMPHACIGVDVIVGFPGETDEHFLETYHFLNDLDISYLHVFTYSERDNTEAADMEGVVPSNVRAKRSKMLRGLSVKKRRAFYESQLGTNRTVLFEGENKEGYIHGFTENYVKVKTPWNPELVNTLQEINLTKIEEDGSVRLEFLNKLAEA from the coding sequence TGCCTTTTATACGCTGGGTTGTAAACTGAATTTTTCAGAGACTTCTACAATTGCCAGAAATTTTAACGACGAAGGTTTTGACCGCGTTGATTTTGAAGAAATAGCAGATATTTATGTCATCAATACTTGCTCTGTAACAGAAAATGCAGATAAGCAGTTTAAGCAAGTTGTTAAAAAAGCAATGAAGCTTAACGATAGAGCTTTTGTTGCCGCTGTTGGCTGTTATGCACAATTAAAACCAGAAGAATTAGCCGCTGTCGATGGCGTTGATTTGGTTTTGGGTGCTACAGAAAAATTCAAAATTACCGACTACATTCATGATTTGAGCAAAAATGATATGGGTGAAGTTCATTCATGCGAAATTGCTGAAGCCGATTTTTACGTTGGAAGTTACTCAATCGGAGACCGTACAAGAGCATTCCTAAAAGTTCAGGACGGTTGCGATTACAAATGTACGTATTGTACAATTCCGTTGGCTAGAGGAATTTCTAGAAGTGATGCTTTAGAAAATGTTCTTAAAAATGCCAAAGAGATTTCAGCTCAAAATATCCGTGAAATTGTTTTAACTGGTGTTAATATCGGTGATTACGGAAAAGGCGAATTCGGAAATAAAAAACACGAACATACTTTTCTCGATTTAGTTCAGGCTTTAGACAAAGTAGAAGGAATTGAGCGTTTAAGAATTTCTTCAATCGAACCTAATTTATTGAAAAACGAAACAATCGAATTCGTTTCTAAAAGTCGCACTTTTGTACCGCACTTTCATATTCCGCTACAATCGGGAAGCAATGATATTTTAAAATTAATGAAACGTCGTTACTTATGTGAAGTTTATATTGATCGTGTCAATAAAATTCGCGAAGTAATGCCGCACGCTTGTATTGGTGTTGATGTTATTGTTGGTTTTCCAGGAGAAACAGACGAACACTTTTTAGAAACCTATCATTTCTTAAATGATTTAGATATTTCTTATTTACACGTTTTTACATATTCAGAAAGAGATAATACAGAAGCGGCAGATATGGAAGGTGTTGTTCCTTCAAATGTAAGAGCAAAAAGAAGTAAAATGCTACGCGGTTTATCGGTTAAAAAACGTCGTGCTTTTTACGAAAGTCAATTAGGAACAAATAGAACTGTTCTTTTTGAAGGAGAAAACAAAGAAGGATATATTCACGGATTTACAGAAAATTACGTAAAAGTAAAAACACCTTGGAATCCAGAATTGGTAAACACTTTGCAAGAAATCAATTTAACAAAAATCGAGGAAGACGGAAGTGTTCGTTTGGAGTTTTTGAATAAATTGGCGGAAGCTTAA